One Archangium violaceum genomic window, TGTTGGTGGCGTGTGGGGCCGCGGCGGGCATCGCCTCCGCCTACAACGTCCCCATTGGCGGCGCGCTCTTCGGGTTGGAGGTGCTGCTCGGCAGCTTCGCGCTCGAGCTGTTCGGCCCCATCGTCGTCTCGTGCGTGGTCGCGACGCTCGTGTCGCGGCTCCTCGTGGCCGACCGTCCCAGCTACCTCATTCCGCACTACGTGCTGACGCACCCCCGGGAGCTGCTGCTCGCGCTCCTGCTGGGCGTGCTGATGGGGGCCGCCTCCGCGCTCTACGTGCGCGGCATCAACCTGCTGTCGGACAGGTTGGACGGGGTGCCTCGCGGGCTTCAGCCCTTCATGCCGCTGGCGGCCATGAGCCTGGTGGGCGTGGCCGCCATCTGGCTGCCGGAGCTCCTGGGCAACGGGTATGACGCGGTGAACGCGGCGCTGCTCGGGAAGACGCCGCTGCTGCTGTTGGCCCTCCTGCCGCTGGCGAAGCTCCTGGCCACGTCGCTGTGCGCGGGCGCGGGGGTGCCGGGGGGACTCTTCACCCCCTCGCTCTTCTACGGCGCCCTGCTGGGAGGCGCCTTCGGGCAGGTGGCCGGGATGTTGTGGCCGGGTGGGGCGCCCAGTGGAGCCTACGCGCTGCTGGGCATGGTGGCCGTGCTCGCCGGTACGACGCATGCGTCCGTGTCCGCCGTCCTCCTCATCTTCGAGATGACGGCGGACTACGATTTGATGCTCCCGTTGATGCTCTGCGCGGTGCTCTCCGCCGCGGTGAGCCGCTGGCTGGAGCCGGAGTCGCTCTACACGTCGGTGCTCAACCGCCGCAATGTGCGGATGCCCGCCAGTGTCCCCCATTGGCTGCGCGAGGAGGGGACTCGCGCCCTGCTCAAGCCGGTGAATCAGCGCGTTCCTCCCTCGGCTCCCTTCCAGGAGGTGGTGGTGTTGTTGCTGGAGCAGCCGCCCGGAATGGACCTCTACGTCACGGACGAGCAGGGGCGCCTGCTCGGGGCCATCGTGCTCGACGATCTCAAGGGCCACCTGCCAGACCACGCCCTCCTGGAAGCCACGGTGGCCGCGGACGTGATGGACGCGGGGGTGCCCGTCATCTCCCCGGAGCTCTCCCTGGCCGAGGTGGCCAGGAGCTTCGGGAAGACGACGCTCGAGCGCCTGCCGGTCGTGGATCGCGACCGGCGCCTGTTGGGCACGGTCTCCAAGACGGACGTGTTGCGGAGAGCGCAGTTCTGAAAGGAGAGACGAGATGGACAGGAGCGTTCGCACGTGGAGCATCGTGGTAATGGGACTCTTGAGCGCGATCCTCATCTACGTCCTCGTGCGGACGCCTCCCTCGGTGAGAGGGGCTTCACCTCCCCCACCGGAGGAGACCCATGTCCATGCCGGGCCCGCGACTCCCGAGCCCCCTGGGCCCCTGCAAGAGCACCCGGAGTACTACCGGGGGTGGCCGCTCTTCCTGGGCTGGCCCTTGCCGGAGGTGCCCTCCGACTGGGGAACGGGTGGCTCGGGAGTGGACACGCCTCCCTCTCCTCCCGTGCCGCTGAGGCCGGATGCGAACCACTTGCGCAGCACCCCCGGTGAGATGGTGCGGTAGATGTTGTTCGACTTCGACGATCTCGATTGAGACGAGGTCTGCGTGGTTCGACAGAGTACGAATGTTTTCCACCGTTCGGCCGCCGCTGCTACCACAAGCGGCTACCATGACGGTGACCGTTAAAGATGCAAAGAGAGGCGTCGCCTCGGTGATGCTGACGCCGTCGAGGGCCTTCCCGCGGAGGAGTTCACAGCGTTGCTGGGCTGTTTCCTCGGGGGAGGGTGGCGTAGGGGACGGTGCACCCTCCGAGCAGTAGCGTCACCACCGTTGAGAACAAAAACTGTGGGTCTTGTTGTATCTATGCATGGAGTATTCCAGTTGTTGCTTGAACACATGTCGTCTGCTGCGTCAGAGCGCCCAACCCAAATCGAGGGTGAGCCGGACGGCGATCGTGAACCCTGATGCGAATAGCCAGCGGTAGCCCGCGTCAGCCGAGAGCGCCAGGTGGCTTCCCTCCGTCGTCAGCGCGAACTGCGCTCCTGGGGCGAGATACAACCCCGCTGGCGCCGCATCCGAAAAGGGAAACCACGCTCAGCAGGAGGTTGGCCACGTTTATCGAGAGCGCATTCCTTGCCGCGCCGCCGGAAAGCGGCGGGGAGGGGGCTGCCTCGAGTGCACGAGGCGCAGGCGCTTCCCGCGCCTCGGCCGGAGCGGCGCGTTTGCCACGAGATCCTGGAGCCCCCAGGTCCCCGAGCCGTGGCCCGTTTCGCGACTCAGTTCCGGGGATGCCAGGAAGCCGAGGGCTCCGAGCCGGTGGGGAATCGTCACCACGACGATGTTGCCCTCGCGGGCGAGCCGCTCTCCGTCAAAGGCGGGGATGCCAGGGGTCCCACCGGTGAATGCCCCCCCGTGGATGTACACGAGCACGGGCAGCCTCGCGTCAGGCTCGTCTGTCGGTGTCCAGACGTTCAGGTACAGGCAGTCCTCGCTGACGCCGCTTCGCCCTCCCGACAGGAGAACGCCGAGCCAGCCCTGCATGCAGGCCGGCGCGAAATCCCTGGCCGACCGGACGCCGCTCCATGGCACCACCGGCTCGGGAGCACGCCAGCGCAGGTCGCCGACCGGTGGAGCCGCGAAGGGGATCCCCTTGTAACTGCTGACCCCGTCCACGATCGTCCCTTCGATCTTCCCGTCCCGGATTTCCTTGATGGCAGGGTTCCCACAGGCCGCCAGACCGATGGCGACCATGGCAAGAGTGGCATATCGATTCATGTGATGTTCCTTGTCGCGAACCAACCGAGCGTGCTTGGAGCGACTGACCCAAGCACGGGCGGAACATCACGCGTCTCCGTTAGCGGCGGATGCGTGGATCGTGTGGATTTGTAAAGGCCGCCGCCGGAAGGCGGATCGTCGCACGCGTGCCCGTGTCCTCCGCGGGCGCGAGCTCGATCGTGCCTCCATGCGCCTCGACGATCCGTCTCACGAGTGACAGGCCAAGGCACCCGCCCGGCCCGTTCCGCGAGCGCCTTGAGAAGTGCGAACTCGTACGTCGTGAGGCGAAGCGGCTCGCCGTCCAGTGCCGCCGAATAGGTCTTCGGGTCGATCGTGAGCCGCCCGACCCGCAGCACCGGGGACTCCGGTCCGGCGCGTCCTCGTGCTCGCCGAACGTGCGCGCGAATTCGCGCCAGGAGCTCGCGCGTCGAGAACGGCTTGACGAGGTAGTCGTCCGCTCCGCCTTCGAGCCCGAGGACCCGATCGGCCTCTTCCTCGCGAGTCGTGATGATGATGATCGGGACGTCGGACCTGCGCCGGAGCTCCGCACAGACTTGCAGGCCGTCCATCTGTGGGATCTGCAGATCGAGAAGGACGATGTCGGGCTCCTCGCGGATCAGCTCCGCCAGTCCGCTCCGCCCATCGGAAAACCACCGGATGGAGAGCCCGTGGCGTTCGAGATAGCGTGAGGTGCGCGTCGCGGTGAACTCGTCGTCCTCGATGTACAGCACCCTGATCGACGGCGACGACTCCGGGGTGGCGCTCTCGGTCACGAGGCTCGCTCCTTTGAAATGAGACTCAACTCTCCGCGAGCGGGTCAGCGCCACCGCCCGCGCTGGCGGGGTCGAGCCGCCGCGTGATGTAGCGCGCGGGCGACGTGCCGAGCGCCTTGCGGAACATGGTCACGAAGCTGCTCGCGCTCTCGTAGCCGAGATCCATGGCCACGCTCTGCACGGAGGCGCCCCGCGTGAGCCATTGCAACGCCAGGATGATGTGAAGGCGCTGGCGCCACCGGCCAAAGCTCATGCCGGTCTCGTGGACGAGCAGGCGGTTCAAGGTGCGCTCGCTCATGCCCATCCGCTTCGCCCAGTCCTTCAGGGTGGCGCCGTCCGCCGGATGGGCGGTGAGCAGCTCGACGAGCCGCCGGAGCCGCGCGTCGGTGGGCATGGGTAGGCGCAGCTGCTCCACCTGGGCCGCCGCCAGCTCATCGAGCAGCACGGTGACCAGCCGGGCCTCGGGCCCGTCGAGCGGATACAGGACGGGCAGCGCCGCGGCACGGAGCAGCAGCTCGCGCAGCAGCGGGCTGACGGACACCGCGCAGCACTCCTTCGGCAGGGTGGCGACCGCGTCGGGCTCCACGAACAGCGCGAGCCCCTCGAGCGGGGCCCGGCCCGTGAGGCGGTGGTTCGTCCCGCCGGGAAGCCACAACGCCGACTGGGGCGGAACGAGCCACAGGGCGTTGGAAGCCTCGCAGGTCACCTCGCCGCGGCTCACGAAGAACAGCTGGGCCTTGCGGTGGGTGTGGAAGTCCAGCTCCAGCCCTTCGGTCACCAGCCCCGTCCCCACCACCAGGACGGGCCGGGAGATCTCGTCCGGATCGACATCCAGGTGCTGGGGGACACCGTCCGGGAGGCGCATGCGGGCTCGGTTCAGCGGTTGTGGCCGAATCTCGAAACAAGTTGTCCGGGTTGCGGCTTGCGGTCAAGCGCGAATCCGGCGCAGGTTGAAGGGACGGAGACACCCCACCGCGCGCACGGCCTCGAGGCGCGCCCGAACCCAGGAGCCTCTCATGAATGGCGCGATCACCACGGTGGCTGAATTGGAAGCCCGCATCGGCAAGGCGCCGGCGCCGGTGAACCTCAAGGTCATCGATCATCTGGACAAAGGGGCGCTGCGCTGGCTCGCCGCGTCGCCGGTGATGTTCGCCGGGTTCGGGGAGGCTCCGCGCATCGGCGTCACCCTCGGTGGCGGCTCCCCCGGTTTCGCCGGGGGCGATGCGCACGAGCTGCGCGTGCCCACCGCGCTGCTCGATGACCCGACACTGGCCCGGCCGGGCATGGGGTTCGGCTCGCTGTTCCTGCTGCCCGGCATTGGCGAGACCCTGCGCGTCAACGGCAGGGTGGCCCGGGTGGACGAGGGCGAGCTGCGCGTCACGGTCGAGGAATGCTACGGCCATTGCGCCAAGGCACTGCTCCGCTCGGAGTTCTGGGCGGCCTCGCCTGGCGTGGCCACGCCACGGGATGCCGAGACCTTCCTGGCCGCCAGCCGCTTCATGGCGCTGGCGACGATCGACGCCCAGGGACGCGCCGACCTCAGCCCCCGGGGAGATCCGGCGGGCACGATGGCGAGTCTCCAGGACGGCAGGGCCTGGTTCGCCGATCGCCCGGGAAACCGCCGGGTGGACAGCTTCCACAACATCGTCGTCCAGCCGCACGTCGCCGCCACGCTCCTGATTCCCGGCTCCACGCACGTCGTCCAGCTCTCGGGGAGCGCGAGGCTCACGACCGGCGAGGACGCGGTGCGCGCGCGCTTCACCGTCCAGGGCAAGACACCGACGCTGGTCATCGGCATCGACCAGCCGGCCCTCGAGCTGCGCGAGAGCCCCACCCTCGTGCGCGCCCGGCTCTGGCCCCTCCAGACGCGGACCGAGAGCGTCGATCCGGCGAAGGTGTTCGTCGCGCACTTCAAGCTCAACAGCGACAAGGGCCTCGGGGTCCGACTGGCGGGCGCGCTCCTGTCGGTTCCCGGCGTCACCGGCCTCCTCCAGAAGGGCTTGGAGAAGGACTACAAGAACAACCTCTACTGACCGGACCGCTTCCTGGCTGACATTCCCGCGCGCCTGCGTGTCGCGAGTGGGCAAGGCATGTCATCCCTGATCGGGGCCGGAAGCTGCTGGACGCTCAGCGGTTTCCGGCCCCGGTGGTTTCAGGCCCCGCTTAGTAGAAGCTGGCCTGGATGTTCGTGTAGTAGATCCGGGTGAAGCCCTCGTAACCGGAATCGGTGCCGATGATGAGGTAGGCCTCGCCCTGGGCATTGGTCGTCACGGTGAAGGTGTGCTCGAAGTGCTTCAGCTGGTAGCCGGGCACTTCCGAGTCGGGCTTGGCGATGTTGCCAACGAGTTGCAGGTCGGCGCCATCATTCGCCTGATTGCCCTTGTCGACGTTGAGGACGTAGTACGGGGTGCTGCCGTGGTTCTCCACCGTGAGGGTCGGCGCGTAGCTCACCGCCCCGGCCTTGACGTAAACGGACTCGGCCGGTGCTCCGCCGGTGCCGAACCCGCCTCCTGGCGCGTCGGTCGCGAGGTCGAAGTTCAGGTAGACGGTGTACTGCTTGTTGGGAGCCAGGCCCACGGAGGCGTCGATCTTCTTCGTGATGTACATGAAGACATCGTCGCTGCGGTTGTGGCTCTGGATCATCAGGCCGTTCACCCCGGACTGATCCGGAATGGCGCTCCACCCGAAGGCGGTCTCGTAGATGCCCGTGCTGAGGTAATCCGTCGGAAGATCGGCGAACCCAGCCGTCCAGCCCTGCGCGCCCTGCGCGAAGGTGTAGCTCACGGACACGGGCGCGGTGGCCTGGGCCTCCGTCTGCCCGGTCACGAACGAGGCCGCCACTGCCATGGCGCACACGGCGCTGCTCATCAGCTTCTTCATGGAACTCCCTTTCCTGGGTGATGGATGTGCTGCGTTGTGAGTCAAAGCCTTAGTAGAAGCTGGCCTGGATGTTCGTGTAGTAGATCTTGGTGAAGCCCTCGTAGCCGGAGTCGGTGCCGATGATCAGGTAGGCCTCACCCTGGGCGTTGGTCGTCACGGTGAAGGAGTGCTCGAAGTGCTTCAACTGGTAGCCCTCCACCTCCGAGTCGGGCTTGGCGAGGTCGCCAATGGTTTCCATGTCGGCACCACCCTGTCGCTGGTTGCCCTTGTCGACGTTGAGGATGTAGTACGGGAAGCCGCCGTAGTCCTCCACGTTGAGGACGGGCGCGTAGTTCACGGCTCCGGCCTTGACGTAGACGGAATTGGCCGGTGAGCCGCCGATGCCGAACGAGCCCTCGACTTCCTTCGTCGCGAGGTCGAAGTTCAGGTAGACGGTGTACTGCCTGTTGGGAGCAAGGCCCACGGAGGCGTCGATCTTCTTCGTGATGTACATGAAGACATCGTCGCTGCGGTTGGAGCTCTGGATCATCAGGCCGTTCACCCCGGACTGATCCGGAATGGCGCTCCACCCGAAGGCGGTCTCGTAGATGCCCGTGCTGAGGTAGTCCGTCGGAAGATCGGCGAACCCAGCCGTCCAGCCCTGCGCGCCCTGCGCGAAGGTGTAGCTCACGGACACGGGGGCGGAGGTCTGCGCAACCGCCTGCGCGCTCACGACCGACGCAGCCAAAGCCATGGTGAACACCGCGCCGTTCATCAACTTTCTCATAGTTGTATACCTCTCCCTGGTGATGTGCTTCATGATGACAAAAGCAAACGCTTGCTCATTGCGGCCAGCGACCACGTGAAGCCCTGGTGGTTGTTTTTTATTCCCGAATGACGGATGCGTGTCCGCACCGGCCATGTGAGTAGCAGGTGGGGCTGACAACCCTTCCCGCTTGATGGGCTTCATTAAATGTCATGATGTTGGCGGATTCTCAGACATTGCAAAACCGCCCTTTGGGGCTCGCGCTGCCTGAGCGTCTTCTTGAATATACACATGCCCCCGTGGTGCGCGAGAGACAAGAACGCATAGGGCAAATAAGTGAGCTTGCCCAGGGCTGCTGATTCTTGCTCGCGCGGGGGCAGTGATTCCGTTTCGTCAGCGCGGCGTCATGAAGGTTTTACCGGGCCGAGCACGTGTGCTCGATGACGCATCGCGATGATTGTCAGCCCTTGACGCAATGCATTGCTTCAGCGGGAAGTTGACACGCACTTGTCACAATCAGTGGCGTTCGGAGCCTCGGGCGCGTGGCCCCGCGCGCATGTCTGTTTCCTGGCTTTTGGGATTGCAAGAATGACAGCTTGCAAAACTTTCGCGTGGAATGAGTCTCAGGGCGTGGCGGGCAGCGTCCAGGTGGTGGAGAAGCGGTGCGCTCCCCCCTTGGTGCTGTCGAGCCAGCCCGAGATGCGCTCGCTCCGGCTCAGCAGTGGGCCCAGCTCGAGCCCCATGGCGAAGAGACCGGCGAGTTGCTTGTCGGCGACGACGTCCAGCAGCGACACCTGGTTCAGCCCGCTCGCCAGCCGCTTCGGGTCCACGGTGTACTCCACCGCGTGGGGGAGCTTCGCGCCCGCCTGGGGCAGCGCGGCCAGGAGCGAGCGGCTCACCGCCTCGTCATTGCCCACCACGAGCTGACGGCCCTTCAACCGGAGGAAGAGCGTGCCGCCCTTCACCTCCAGTGCGTATCCGTCCTCCGTCGCCTTCACTCCGGGAAACTTCGCCAGCGGCGCGAGTGCACTCTTCACCGCCGCGGCGTCCGTCACCTCGGCGGCGAGGGCCTGGCGTGGCGCGAAGAAGCGGCCCTCCAGCGTGCGCAGGTTGGGGCGCGACCTCACGCTGTCCACCACCATCAACACATGGCCGGTGAGGTGCTCGGCCACCGCGCGCGCCACCGAGGACACCTGGGCCGGAGGGCAGGTGGGGCATACCTGCTGGATGCTCGCGGTCACGCTGCCCACGGCCTGGGACACCCCGGCCGGCGCCACCCGCGCTCGCGAGAAGAGCAGCCCCTCGGGCTTCATCGCGCCGTAGGGGCTCGTTCCCGAGGCCTGGAAGGGGGGCAGGGGCAGCTGCGTGGCGGTGCCCTCCAGCCGCAACCCGGTGGCGCTTCCGTCCACGCCCACCACCATGCCGCGGCCCGGCAGGAGCACGTAGAAGGAGCCGGGAAGCTGGGCCAGCCGCGCGTCCGGCCTGGGCGCCCTGCCCACCAGCCGCGAGGCCTCCTTCAGCAGCACCTGCCCCTGGCCGTCGTCCACGAAGCCCCCGCTGGCGCTCGAGAAGGCGCACGCCTCCTGTCCCTTCAGGGCATAGCCGGCCCGGCCACCGGACTCGCGCGGCACGCTCACCGTGGTGACCCCGCCGGAGGTGGTGGGTTTCGCCTCGGCCTTGCCGCTCGCGGTGACCAGCATCTCCGCGGCCTTCTGCTGGAAGACCTTCGGGTCCGTCAGACGCGTGCAGGAGATGCGGCCTCCCCCGCGCACGGAGACGGTGAGGGGGCCGGTGGGGTCGATGCCCAGGCGGGTGAGGGTGGCCGGCTGGCTCAGGTCGAACGAGAGGAAGGGGTGGAGCTCGGCATACCAGACGACGGGCCGCAGCAGGGCGGCGCTCTGTCCCGCCCGGTCGAGGAAGGCGGTGACTCCCTGGAGTGCGTCCGTGCGCGGAATATGGACGACGGTCTCCGCGGAGGTGGCGGCACGGGGCGCGGGGGCGGCGGCGAGCGAGGCCGCGAGGGCGAGGGAGATCATGGCCCGGTGTGAGTGCAGTGCGCCCCGTTGCCTGTCAACTGCTCCAACATCCCGGAGGCTTCCGGCTCTCCGAGGACGTGCACTCCCTGACTGCCCGCCTGGCATCCCCCACGTGATTGCTGCCAACGGCGAACGGCTGCCCTAACGTCAGCGGGTGATGACTGCGTCCATTGCTGACAATCCGCTGCTTCAGAACGAAGGACTCCCGAAGTTCGACCGCATCCGCGCGGAGCACGTCGAGCCGGCCATCCGCGAGTTGCTGGCGCGCCTGAACGCCGACCTCGATGCGCTCGAGCGTGACGTGAAGCCCACGTGGGAGGCGACGGTGGCGCGCCTGTCCGCCATCACCGAGCCCATCGGGCTCGCGTGGGGGGTGGTGAACCACCTCATGGGCGTGCAGAACAGCCCGGAGCTGCGCCAGGCCCACGCCGCCGTCGAGGGGGATGTCGTCGAGACCTTCATGCGCATCGGCCAGAGCGTTCCCCTCTACCGGGCGCTCAAGGGCCTGCGCGAGGGGCCCGAGTGGAAGACACTCGACCCGGCGCAGCACCGCATCGTCGATGCCTCCATCCGTGACGCCGAGCTGTCCGGCGTGGGACTCGAGGGCGAGGCCCGCGAGCGCTTCCAGGACATCGAGCGCGAGCTGGCCGAGCTGTCCACCCGCTTCACCAACAACGTCATCGACGCCAACAAGGCCTGGTCCATGACGCTCACGCAGCCCGAGGAGGTGGAGGGGCTGCCGCCCAGCGCGCTCGCCATGGCCGCCCAGATGGCGAAGCAGGGGCTGGCCGAGGGAGCCCCCGAGCCCACCCCCGAGAAGGGGCCCTGGCGCATCACCCTGGATGCTCCCAGCTACGTGCCCTTCCTCGAGCACTCGCGCCGGCCGGACCTGCGCGAGAAGCTCTACCGCGCCTTCGTCACCCGAGCCTCGTCGGGGGATTTGGACAACGGGCCCCTCATCGAGCGCATCCTCACCCTGCGCCGGGAGAAGGCCCGCCTGCTCGGCTACTCGTCCTTCGCCGAGGTGAGCCTGGCCGCGAAGATGGCGCCCGGCGTGCAGGCGGTCGAGCAGCTGCTCGGTGAGCTGCGCGACGCCGCCCGCTCGCGTGCCCGGAAGGAGCACACCGAACTGACGGAGTACGCGCGCCGCAAGACGGGCCAGGCCTCGCTCGAGCTGAAGCTCTGGGACGTGCCCTTCTGGGCCGAGCGTCTGCGCGAGGAGCGCTACGCGTACACCGACGAGGAGCTCCGGCCGTACTTCGCGCTGCCGCGCGTGCTGGAGGGCCTGTTCGACACCGCGAAGCGGCTCTTCGGTGTCTCCGTGCGCGCCGCCGACGGCGAGGTGCCCGTGTGGGATCCGAGCGTGCGCTTCTTCCGCGTGGCGGACGAGTCGGGCAAGGACATCGCCGCCTTCTACCTGGACCCCTACAGCCGTCCGGCCTCCAAGCGCGGCGGGGCGTGGATGAATGGCGCGCTCGACCGCAAGCGCGAGCCCGACGGCGGGCTGCGGCTGCCGGCGGCCTACCTCGTCTGCAACGCCACGCCGCCCGTGGGCAACAAGCCCGCGCTCCTCACCTTCCGCGAGGTGGAGACGCTCTTCCACGAGTTCGGTCACGGCCTGCAGCACATGCTCACGCGCGTGGACTACCCGGAGGCCGCCGGCATCAACAACGTGGAGTGGGACGCGGTGGAGCTGCCCAGCCAGTTCATGGAGAACTGGTGCTTCCACGAGGAGACGCTCTCCAAGCTGGCGCGCCACGTGGACACCGG contains:
- a CDS encoding chloride channel protein; translated protein: MALPSESEPSTSSPALERTRRSFPPFGGLLRGLAGVEKRFWVLVVVVGLISGLGAVVLLRVLRFTQHLFWRSEVEGFLAGVIASPSWRRFLVPVLGGALVTVMTLLVGRPLRGHGTAGIIESIWVKAGELSLPRALFRGFISIIAVALGAPLGREGALLQTGAASGSALAHRLKLPSGQARLLVACGAAAGIASAYNVPIGGALFGLEVLLGSFALELFGPIVVSCVVATLVSRLLVADRPSYLIPHYVLTHPRELLLALLLGVLMGAASALYVRGINLLSDRLDGVPRGLQPFMPLAAMSLVGVAAIWLPELLGNGYDAVNAALLGKTPLLLLALLPLAKLLATSLCAGAGVPGGLFTPSLFYGALLGGAFGQVAGMLWPGGAPSGAYALLGMVAVLAGTTHASVSAVLLIFEMTADYDLMLPLMLCAVLSAAVSRWLEPESLYTSVLNRRNVRMPASVPHWLREEGTRALLKPVNQRVPPSAPFQEVVVLLLEQPPGMDLYVTDEQGRLLGAIVLDDLKGHLPDHALLEATVAADVMDAGVPVISPELSLAEVARSFGKTTLERLPVVDRDRRLLGTVSKTDVLRRAQF
- a CDS encoding carboxylesterase family protein; translated protein: MNRYATLAMVAIGLAACGNPAIKEIRDGKIEGTIVDGVSSYKGIPFAAPPVGDLRWRAPEPVVPWSGVRSARDFAPACMQGWLGVLLSGGRSGVSEDCLYLNVWTPTDEPDARLPVLVYIHGGAFTGGTPGIPAFDGERLAREGNIVVVTIPHRLGALGFLASPELSRETGHGSGTWGLQDLVANAPLRPRRGKRLRLVHSRQPPPRRFPAARQGMRSR
- a CDS encoding helix-turn-helix domain-containing protein; this translates as MRLPDGVPQHLDVDPDEISRPVLVVGTGLVTEGLELDFHTHRKAQLFFVSRGEVTCEASNALWLVPPQSALWLPGGTNHRLTGRAPLEGLALFVEPDAVATLPKECCAVSVSPLLRELLLRAAALPVLYPLDGPEARLVTVLLDELAAAQVEQLRLPMPTDARLRRLVELLTAHPADGATLKDWAKRMGMSERTLNRLLVHETGMSFGRWRQRLHIILALQWLTRGASVQSVAMDLGYESASSFVTMFRKALGTSPARYITRRLDPASAGGGADPLAES
- a CDS encoding pyridoxamine 5'-phosphate oxidase family protein; translated protein: MNGAITTVAELEARIGKAPAPVNLKVIDHLDKGALRWLAASPVMFAGFGEAPRIGVTLGGGSPGFAGGDAHELRVPTALLDDPTLARPGMGFGSLFLLPGIGETLRVNGRVARVDEGELRVTVEECYGHCAKALLRSEFWAASPGVATPRDAETFLAASRFMALATIDAQGRADLSPRGDPAGTMASLQDGRAWFADRPGNRRVDSFHNIVVQPHVAATLLIPGSTHVVQLSGSARLTTGEDAVRARFTVQGKTPTLVIGIDQPALELRESPTLVRARLWPLQTRTESVDPAKVFVAHFKLNSDKGLGVRLAGALLSVPGVTGLLQKGLEKDYKNNLY
- a CDS encoding M3 family metallopeptidase encodes the protein MTASIADNPLLQNEGLPKFDRIRAEHVEPAIRELLARLNADLDALERDVKPTWEATVARLSAITEPIGLAWGVVNHLMGVQNSPELRQAHAAVEGDVVETFMRIGQSVPLYRALKGLREGPEWKTLDPAQHRIVDASIRDAELSGVGLEGEARERFQDIERELAELSTRFTNNVIDANKAWSMTLTQPEEVEGLPPSALAMAAQMAKQGLAEGAPEPTPEKGPWRITLDAPSYVPFLEHSRRPDLREKLYRAFVTRASSGDLDNGPLIERILTLRREKARLLGYSSFAEVSLAAKMAPGVQAVEQLLGELRDAARSRARKEHTELTEYARRKTGQASLELKLWDVPFWAERLREERYAYTDEELRPYFALPRVLEGLFDTAKRLFGVSVRAADGEVPVWDPSVRFFRVADESGKDIAAFYLDPYSRPASKRGGAWMNGALDRKREPDGGLRLPAAYLVCNATPPVGNKPALLTFREVETLFHEFGHGLQHMLTRVDYPEAAGINNVEWDAVELPSQFMENWCFHEETLSKLARHVDTGEPLPKHLQDKIRAGRIYRAASMSLRQVYFATLDLELHHRYQPGSDGQAGFLEVQKRVAAENTVLPPLPEDRFLCSFTHIFAGGYAAGYYSYKWAEVLSADAFSAFEEAGLADSQALARTGRRFRDTVLALGGSRHPLEVFQEFRGRAPSTQPLLKQTGLLDSQELETTAPMM